One genomic segment of Acidobacteriota bacterium includes these proteins:
- a CDS encoding PH domain-containing protein encodes MPSERRLHPWSLAFTIGARLRELALPSLALIVTAGSRGWGWEAWLPWLIVPSALFAVARYVSFRYRYEADELVIRTGIVFRNERHVPYARIQSVDAVQSLLHRWLHVVDVRIQTAGGQEPEATLRVLSTPDYEEMRGRVADMRRRAGAGRSVPEAREDTPSAPIAAAGRTVLALPSRELLLAGFIENRGMVLIAAGIGMLWEFGLVERVSEWLFGEAVAARGAARDLVRDAVRGAIGEGGFPAGRVGLALLVIAGALVAIRLISMAWAAVRLHGFRLTRTGDDLRSEFGLLTRISTTIPLHRVQTITVYEGLLHRLAGRAAVRVETAGGEAGDVGTTGREWLAPIVTRDALPKLLSEVLPGVDVSTAAWHGPHPRAFRRVLRKQLVAVAIVSAAVAPATGWWALAVASTMGAWTAIASRRRLAYQGWAMVGDTLVFRSGWVSRHLTMARVAKAQVVGLHESPFDRRTGMARVRVDTAGASHQSHRIDIPYLPREAAHTLHGRLAEAAASTAFRW; translated from the coding sequence ATGCCGTCTGAACGGCGGCTGCATCCCTGGTCGCTCGCCTTCACGATCGGCGCGCGCCTGCGCGAGCTCGCCCTGCCTTCCCTGGCGCTGATCGTCACGGCCGGGTCGCGGGGCTGGGGCTGGGAGGCGTGGCTGCCGTGGCTCATCGTGCCGTCCGCCCTGTTCGCCGTCGCCCGCTACGTGTCGTTCCGCTACCGGTATGAAGCCGACGAGCTCGTCATCCGAACGGGCATCGTCTTCCGCAACGAGCGCCACGTGCCCTACGCGCGCATCCAGAGCGTCGATGCGGTGCAGAGCCTGCTCCATCGCTGGCTCCACGTGGTCGACGTCCGTATCCAGACAGCGGGCGGCCAGGAGCCCGAGGCCACCCTGCGGGTGCTGTCGACGCCCGACTACGAGGAGATGCGCGGCCGGGTCGCCGACATGCGGCGACGAGCCGGCGCCGGGCGCTCCGTCCCGGAAGCGCGGGAGGACACGCCCTCGGCGCCAATCGCCGCCGCCGGCAGGACCGTGCTGGCCCTGCCCTCGCGCGAACTGCTGCTTGCGGGGTTCATCGAAAACCGGGGCATGGTCCTGATCGCGGCGGGCATCGGCATGCTGTGGGAATTCGGGCTCGTCGAGCGCGTGAGCGAGTGGCTGTTCGGCGAGGCGGTTGCCGCCCGTGGCGCCGCCCGCGACCTCGTCCGCGACGCCGTCCGAGGGGCAATCGGCGAGGGCGGCTTTCCAGCGGGTCGGGTGGGTCTCGCGCTGCTGGTGATCGCCGGCGCGCTCGTCGCGATCCGCCTGATCTCGATGGCCTGGGCCGCCGTGCGCCTCCACGGGTTCCGGTTGACGCGCACGGGGGACGATCTGCGCAGCGAGTTCGGCCTGCTGACCCGGATCAGCACGACGATTCCGCTTCACCGGGTCCAGACGATCACGGTGTACGAGGGCCTGCTCCACCGCCTGGCCGGGCGGGCCGCGGTGAGGGTCGAGACAGCCGGCGGCGAGGCCGGCGACGTGGGAACGACCGGCCGCGAGTGGTTGGCGCCGATCGTCACGCGGGACGCGCTGCCGAAGCTCCTGTCGGAGGTCCTTCCGGGAGTCGACGTCTCCACGGCCGCGTGGCACGGCCCGCACCCGCGTGCGTTCCGACGCGTGCTGCGCAAGCAACTGGTGGCCGTCGCCATCGTCTCGGCGGCGGTCGCTCCGGCCACCGGCTGGTGGGCGCTGGCCGTGGCCTCGACGATGGGCGCCTGGACGGCGATCGCGTCACGCCGCCGGCTCGCGTACCAGGGCTGGGCGATGGTGGGCGACACGCTGGTCTTCCGCAGCGGCTGGGTGTCGCGTCACCTGACGATGGCTCGCGTCGCGAAGGCGCAGGTCGTGGGTCTGCACGAATCACCCTTCGACCGGCGCACCGGCATGGCGCGCGTTCGAGTCGACACGGCAGGGGCGAGCCATCAATCGCATCGCATCGACATCCCGTACCTGCCCCGCGAGGCGGCCCACACCCTTCACGGCCGGCTCGCCGAGGCCGCCGCCAGCACGGCATTCCGCTGGTAA
- a CDS encoding PH domain-containing protein encodes MTDAIAAPPPSTVDAGSPSPVADGIERPLDPRWVVLQRQVGWIAAAVVFLAGFMVVSLTGLAVLAGAAPLVNLLGLGLLWLVVSGGLAWRAHAWPPLAYRHTAYRVGAIGLDIRRGVVWRRHMAVPRSRVQHTDVSQGPLERTHGLGTLVVYTAGTDHARVDLPGLDHATALRIRDHLLPDEGGDAV; translated from the coding sequence GTGACCGACGCGATCGCTGCCCCACCGCCGTCGACCGTCGACGCGGGCTCACCGTCCCCGGTGGCGGACGGCATCGAGCGCCCACTCGACCCGCGCTGGGTGGTGCTGCAGCGCCAGGTCGGCTGGATCGCGGCGGCCGTCGTGTTCCTGGCCGGCTTCATGGTCGTGAGCCTCACGGGCCTCGCGGTCCTCGCCGGCGCGGCACCGCTCGTCAACCTGCTCGGACTGGGCCTGCTCTGGCTCGTCGTGTCGGGCGGCCTGGCGTGGCGCGCCCACGCCTGGCCGCCGCTCGCCTACCGGCACACGGCGTACCGCGTCGGCGCGATCGGCCTCGACATCCGCCGCGGCGTCGTCTGGCGACGGCACATGGCGGTGCCGCGCTCCCGCGTGCAGCACACCGACGTCTCACAGGGTCCGCTCGAGCGCACCCATGGCCTCGGCACGCTCGTGGTCTACACCGCGGGCACCGACCACGCGCGCGTCGACCTGCCGGGCCTCGATCACGCCACCGCCCTCCGCATCCGCGATCACCTGCTGCCCGACGAAGGCGGCGATGCCGTCTGA